The Primulina tabacum isolate GXHZ01 chromosome 7, ASM2559414v2, whole genome shotgun sequence genome includes a window with the following:
- the LOC142551268 gene encoding heavy metal-associated isoprenylated plant protein 32-like has translation MSKDEFLKIQTCVLKVNIHCDGCKQKVKKTLQKIDGVYTIKIDSEQGKVTVSGNVDPATLIKKLIKNGKHAEIWGGVSKPHHNFQNQLNNHFKNLMTDNGKGGNNKGDIKKGGNDKLKGGGQDPVKLLQQLQQMKGFQDLKPLPLIKGQNQKSGKLNLPEDEDLSDDEFDDDDYDYDYDDDDYDDDDDDDYDDDDDDDDDDDVEDAPLNKMKPVGGNGHGGPFMSNLLMNSQNVVKAGGNDVGNGGENCKKGGGSESDGANGGKKGGNQSQGGGKGDGAQPKDLKNSGGGGGPNNRNDNHGGGSGATNGKIFMPNGAKKSGGMIDETSGMPNMMNMNLPIGKMGNIPTRPIGSFPAVQGLPALNASSGGGGGYFHGGGLEQMAGNHPYHQQQQLAAMMNQRRANVNENFQPMMYARPPPAVNYMPSYLPYPYPPPPGEQIDQYSMFSDENTSGCNIM, from the coding sequence GGGTTTACACCATAAAGATTGACTCAGAGCAGGGGAAGGTGACAGTATCTGGTAATGTTGATCCAGCCACGCTTATCAAGAAACTAATCAAGAATGGGAAACACGCAGAGATATGGGGGGGTGTATCAAAGCCCCACCATAATTTTCAAAACCAGCTTAATAATCATTTCAAGAATTTGATGACTGATAATGGGAAAGGTGGAAATAATAAGGGAGATATTAAAAAAGGCGGCAATGATAAGCTGAAAGGCGGAGGTCAAGATCCAGTTAAGCTACTTCAGCAACTTCAACAGATGAAAGGGTTTCAAGATCTGAAACCGTTGCCACTTATTAAGGGTCAAAATCAGAAATCTGGCAAGTTGAACTTGCCTGAGGATGAGGATTTAAGTGATGATGAGTTTGATGacgatgattatgattatgattatgatgACGATGATTACGATGATGATGATGACGATGATtacgatgatgatgatgatgacgaCGATGACGATGATGTGGAAGATGCTCCTTTGAATAAGATGAAGCCGGTGGGTGGTAATGGCCATGGTGGTCCGTTTATGTCTAATTTGCTTATGAATAGCCAGAATGTTGTAAAGGCTGGTGGTAATGATGTAGGGAATGGAGGTGAAAACTGCAAAAAAGGTGGAGGCAGTGAGAGCGATGGTGCTAATGGTGGCAAGAAAGGTGGTAACCAGAGTCAAGGTGGTGGCAAGGGTGATGGTGCACAGCCTAAAGACTTAAAAAACAGCGGCGGTGGAGGCGGTCCGAATAACAGGAATGATAACCATGGTGGTGGTAGTGGGGCTACAAATGGGAAAATTTTCATGCCTAATGGGGCCAAAAAAAGTGGTGGAATGATCGATGAGACTAGTGGCATGCCGAATATGATGAACATGAACTTGCCCATTGGCAAAATGGGTAATATACCGACCCGCCCAATCGGTAGTTTTCCGGCTGTTCAAGGCTTACCGGCCTTGAACGCCTCCtccggtggtggtggtggataTTTTCATGGTGGAGGACTCGAGCAAATGGCCGGAAACCACCCCTACCACCAACAGCAACAACTAGCGGCGATGATGAACCAGCGACGTGCCAACGTGAATGAGAACTTTCAGCCAATGATGTATGCACGGCCTCCACCGGCTGTAAATTACATGCCTTCCTATCTTCCTTATCCCTACCCTCCACCACCGGGCGAGCAGATCGACCAGTATAGCATGTTTAGCGACGAGAACACCTCTGGCTGCAACATCATGTGA